The Streptomyces sp. SS1-1 genome has a segment encoding these proteins:
- a CDS encoding LuxR C-terminal-related transcriptional regulator, whose amino-acid sequence MTGIPAHEALRIVVADDDPAARARLTALLSGHPGLRIVAEASDGHEAQEAARRHHPDATVPDARLPGMDLPQLALSTPVLVLTYADEPEAAREALRRGAHGYLLHGEFTADELVAAVREVRRGRAPLTPSVAAMLAQANAERGVRAGSLSEPLSQVQPSVAQSSYRSRFRLSRREAEIMDLIASGMNNQQIAATCFITEKTVKNHINRIFAKLHSTNRAEAAAKWRGGKPGSPSGRS is encoded by the coding sequence ATGACCGGCATTCCGGCGCACGAGGCGCTGCGGATCGTGGTGGCGGACGACGACCCCGCCGCGCGGGCCCGCCTGACCGCCCTGCTGTCCGGCCACCCCGGCCTGCGGATCGTGGCGGAGGCGTCCGACGGCCACGAGGCCCAGGAGGCGGCCCGCCGCCACCACCCTGACGCGACGGTGCCGGACGCGCGCCTGCCAGGCATGGACCTGCCGCAACTGGCCCTGTCGACCCCGGTGTTGGTGCTGACGTACGCCGACGAACCGGAGGCGGCCCGCGAGGCGCTGCGCCGGGGCGCCCACGGCTACCTGCTGCACGGCGAGTTCACGGCGGACGAACTGGTCGCGGCCGTACGGGAGGTGAGGCGGGGCAGGGCCCCGCTGACCCCCTCGGTCGCCGCGATGCTCGCGCAAGCAAACGCCGAACGCGGCGTCCGGGCCGGGAGTTTGTCGGAACCGCTTTCGCAAGTGCAACCATCTGTGGCACAGTCGTCGTACCGGTCACGGTTCCGACTGAGCAGGAGGGAGGCGGAGATCATGGACCTCATCGCGTCGGGGATGAACAACCAGCAGATCGCCGCCACCTGTTTCATCACCGAAAAGACGGTCAAGAACCACATCAACCGCATCTTCGCCAAACTTCACAGCACCAACCGGGCGGAGGCCGCAGCCAAGTGGCGTGGTGGGAAGCCCGGTTCACCGTCAGGACGGAGCTGA
- a CDS encoding LLM class flavin-dependent oxidoreductase — translation MTGLGVVFRPQLAPERLRSVAEAADAAGLEELWLWEDCFREGGVSTAAAALAWTGRVKVGVGLLPVPLRNVALTAMEAASLHRMFPGRPLLALGHGVQDWMGQVGARAESPVTLLREHLDALRALLRGERLTVEGRYVRLDDVALDWPPDGPAPVLAGVTGPRSLRLSGASADGTLLTASTPPDGVRRARRLIDEGRSAAGRTDAGPHPVTVYLLAATGPDGPERVQAELAAEGVAFVPGLGAAGDAAAVAAAVRRFAEAGADTVVLQPTGDEPDPEGFVRFVAGEVRPLVP, via the coding sequence ATGACTGGACTCGGCGTGGTGTTCCGTCCCCAACTCGCCCCCGAACGGCTGCGTTCCGTCGCCGAGGCCGCCGACGCGGCGGGGCTGGAGGAGCTGTGGCTCTGGGAGGACTGCTTCCGTGAGGGAGGTGTCTCCACCGCCGCGGCCGCCCTCGCGTGGACCGGGCGGGTGAAGGTCGGCGTCGGCCTGCTGCCCGTGCCGCTGCGCAACGTCGCGCTCACCGCGATGGAGGCCGCCTCCCTGCACCGCATGTTCCCGGGCCGGCCCCTCCTCGCCCTCGGACACGGCGTGCAGGACTGGATGGGCCAGGTCGGCGCCCGCGCCGAGTCGCCGGTGACCCTGCTGCGGGAGCATCTCGACGCGCTGCGGGCCCTGTTGCGCGGGGAACGCCTCACCGTCGAGGGGCGGTACGTCCGGCTGGACGACGTGGCCCTGGACTGGCCGCCGGACGGGCCGGCACCGGTCCTCGCCGGGGTGACCGGTCCCCGCTCGCTGCGGCTGTCCGGTGCCTCGGCCGACGGCACGCTGCTCACCGCCTCCACGCCGCCGGACGGCGTACGCCGGGCCCGGCGGCTCATCGACGAGGGGCGGAGCGCGGCCGGGCGCACCGACGCCGGGCCGCACCCGGTCACCGTCTATCTGCTCGCCGCCACCGGCCCCGACGGCCCCGAGCGCGTACAGGCCGAACTGGCCGCGGAAGGGGTCGCCTTCGTGCCCGGCCTCGGAGCGGCCGGAGACGCGGCCGCCGTCGCCGCGGCCGTACGGCGGTTCGCGGAGGCCGGGGCGGACACCGTGGTCCTGCAGCCGACGGGCGACGAGCCGGACCCGGAGGGGTTCGTCCGGTTCGTCGCCGGGGAGGTCCGCCCGCTGGTCCCCTGA
- a CDS encoding DUF5936 domain-containing protein, producing the protein MGIGLLLATAMALAVAGVFAGIRMYRAETKLPADLALALEVGATRTGAVDSLIDRMGMRYAPAVLRLMGPKLVARYRRRIDLAGNPGGLTIDRYAARRAVYGFLGAVGFLVFLLRGQVLVALLLLAFGAFWTEVGIWSAIRIRKDEIERTLPDFLDVLAVVVSAGLGFRQALDRVSGRYEGPWADELRITLRQMDLGMSRRQAFAELRRRNDSEQVAMFVTALQQGEELGAPIVDTLVALAKDMRRTDAQNARRKAARAVPRATLMITTFMVPATLILLGAGLLLGSGTDFGTLTGE; encoded by the coding sequence ATGGGAATCGGACTGCTCCTCGCCACCGCCATGGCCCTCGCCGTCGCGGGCGTCTTCGCCGGCATCCGCATGTACCGGGCCGAGACGAAACTCCCCGCCGACCTGGCGCTCGCCCTGGAGGTCGGCGCCACCCGCACCGGCGCCGTGGACTCCCTCATCGACCGCATGGGCATGCGCTACGCCCCGGCCGTCCTGCGCCTCATGGGCCCCAAGCTCGTCGCCCGGTACCGCCGCAGGATCGACCTCGCGGGCAACCCCGGCGGCCTGACCATCGACCGCTACGCCGCCCGGCGCGCCGTGTACGGCTTCCTCGGCGCGGTCGGCTTCCTCGTCTTCCTGCTGCGCGGACAGGTGCTCGTCGCGCTGCTCCTGCTCGCGTTCGGCGCCTTCTGGACGGAGGTCGGCATCTGGTCGGCCATCCGGATCAGGAAGGACGAGATCGAACGCACCCTGCCCGACTTCCTCGACGTCCTCGCCGTCGTGGTCAGCGCCGGCCTCGGCTTCCGCCAGGCCCTCGACCGCGTCTCCGGCCGGTACGAGGGCCCCTGGGCCGACGAACTGCGCATCACCCTGCGCCAGATGGACCTCGGCATGAGCCGCCGCCAGGCCTTCGCGGAGCTGCGCCGCCGCAACGACTCCGAGCAGGTGGCGATGTTCGTGACCGCGCTCCAGCAGGGCGAGGAACTGGGCGCGCCGATCGTCGACACCCTGGTCGCCCTCGCCAAGGACATGCGCCGCACCGACGCGCAGAACGCCCGCCGCAAGGCGGCCCGCGCGGTGCCCAGGGCCACGCTGATGATCACCACCTTCATGGTGCCGGCGACGTTGATCCTGCTGGGCGCGGGCCTGCTGCTCGGGTCCGGCACGGACTTCGGGACGCTGACGGGGGAGTAG
- a CDS encoding isoprenyl transferase yields the protein MNLRDMLRGLLVRLYARRVEGHLDHAQVPKHIGVIMDGNRRWAKAAGSSTVHGHRAGAEKIEEFLGWCTETDVEVVTLWLLSTDNFDRPQEELVPLLGIIEDVVRTLAADGRWRVHHVGTPDLLPGPMQTTLKEAEEATAHVDGILVNVAIGYGGRQEIADAVRSMITEAHDKGTSMEELAESVSVDLIGRHLYTGDQPDPDLVIRTSGEQRLSGFMLWQTAHSEYYFCEVFWPAFRKVDFLRALRDYAARHRRYGG from the coding sequence GTGAACCTGCGCGACATGCTGCGCGGCCTGCTGGTCAGGCTGTACGCGCGCCGGGTGGAAGGCCACCTGGACCACGCTCAGGTGCCCAAGCACATCGGCGTGATCATGGACGGCAACCGGCGCTGGGCCAAGGCAGCGGGCTCCTCCACCGTGCACGGACACCGGGCCGGCGCCGAGAAGATCGAGGAATTCCTCGGCTGGTGCACCGAGACGGACGTCGAGGTCGTCACCCTCTGGCTGCTGTCGACGGACAACTTCGACCGCCCCCAGGAAGAACTCGTCCCCCTGCTCGGCATCATCGAGGACGTCGTCCGCACCCTCGCCGCCGACGGCCGCTGGCGCGTGCACCACGTCGGCACGCCGGACCTGCTCCCCGGCCCCATGCAGACCACGCTGAAGGAGGCCGAGGAGGCCACCGCCCACGTCGACGGAATACTGGTCAACGTGGCCATCGGATACGGCGGCCGGCAGGAGATCGCCGACGCCGTGCGCTCGATGATCACCGAGGCGCACGACAAGGGCACCTCCATGGAGGAGCTCGCCGAGTCCGTCAGCGTCGACCTCATCGGCCGTCACCTCTACACCGGCGACCAGCCCGACCCCGACCTCGTGATCCGCACCAGCGGTGAACAACGGCTGTCCGGTTTCATGCTGTGGCAGACGGCCCACTCGGAGTACTACTTCTGTGAGGTCTTCTGGCCGGCCTTCCGCAAGGTCGACTTCCTGCGTGCCCTGCGTGACTACGCCGCACGGCACCGCCGCTACGGCGGCTGA
- a CDS encoding CpaF family protein, with protein sequence MSLRSRITVPEEKGGRGEDGHLVATYRAKLLQEIDLAEMSSLAAAERRARLERVLGHIISREGPVLSTSERAQLIRRVVDEALGLGILEPLLEDASITEIMVNGPDAIFVERAGRVEQLPLRFASHDQLMQTIERIVSTVNRRVDESNPMVDARLPSGERVNVIIPPLSLSGATLTIRRFPRSFTLREMTGLGSLDEPMVYLLAGLVQAKFNVIVSGATGTGKTTLLNALSGLIPSSERIITIEDSAELQLQQAHVIRLESRPPNVEGKGQVTIRDLVRNSLRMRPDRIVVGEVRGGESLDMLQAMSTGHDGSLATVHANSAEDALMRLKTLASMSEVAVPFEALHDQINSAVDVIIQLTRFPDGARRITEIAVLDSHGAEPYRLVTVARFNAQPMTPDGRVHGAFACHPLPRRTADRLYMANQPIPQAFGVAASPLELATREAR encoded by the coding sequence CCGTCCCCGAGGAGAAGGGCGGCCGGGGCGAGGACGGACACCTCGTCGCCACCTACCGCGCCAAGCTCCTGCAGGAGATCGACCTCGCGGAGATGAGCTCGCTGGCCGCGGCCGAACGCCGGGCCCGCCTGGAGCGGGTGCTCGGGCACATCATCAGCCGCGAGGGCCCGGTGCTGTCCACGTCCGAGCGCGCCCAGCTGATCCGCCGGGTCGTCGACGAGGCACTCGGCCTCGGCATCCTCGAACCGCTCCTGGAGGACGCGTCGATCACCGAGATCATGGTGAACGGCCCCGACGCGATCTTCGTCGAACGCGCGGGCCGCGTCGAGCAGTTGCCCCTGCGCTTCGCCTCCCACGACCAGCTGATGCAGACCATCGAGCGGATCGTCTCCACCGTGAACCGCCGCGTCGACGAGTCCAACCCGATGGTGGACGCCCGGCTGCCGTCCGGCGAGCGCGTCAACGTCATCATCCCGCCGCTCTCCCTCAGCGGGGCCACCCTCACCATCCGCCGCTTCCCGCGCTCCTTCACCCTGCGCGAGATGACCGGCCTCGGCTCCCTCGACGAACCCATGGTGTACCTGCTCGCCGGACTCGTGCAGGCCAAGTTCAACGTCATCGTCTCCGGCGCCACCGGCACCGGGAAGACCACCCTGCTGAACGCGCTGTCCGGCCTGATCCCGTCCTCCGAGCGCATCATCACCATCGAGGACTCCGCCGAACTCCAGCTCCAGCAGGCCCATGTGATCCGGCTGGAGTCCCGCCCGCCCAACGTCGAGGGCAAGGGGCAGGTCACCATCCGCGACCTGGTCCGCAACTCCCTGCGGATGCGCCCCGACCGGATCGTCGTCGGCGAGGTCCGCGGCGGCGAGTCCCTCGACATGCTCCAGGCCATGTCGACCGGCCACGACGGCTCACTGGCCACCGTGCACGCCAACAGCGCCGAGGACGCCCTGATGCGGCTGAAGACCCTCGCGTCCATGTCCGAGGTCGCCGTCCCCTTCGAGGCGCTGCACGACCAGATCAACAGCGCCGTCGACGTCATCATCCAGCTGACCCGGTTCCCGGACGGCGCCCGCCGCATCACCGAGATCGCCGTCCTGGACAGCCACGGCGCGGAGCCGTACCGGCTGGTGACGGTGGCCCGGTTCAACGCACAGCCGATGACACCGGACGGCCGTGTCCACGGCGCCTTCGCCTGCCATCCGCTCCCGCGCCGCACCGCCGACCGCCTCTACATGGCGAACCAGCCGATCCCGCAGGCGTTCGGCGTCGCCGCGTCCCCGCTCGAGCTCGCCACCCGAGAGGCCAGGTAG
- a CDS encoding DinB family protein, translating to MTNPTRPAYTADEKALLRESLDRHRDAVSWKLEGLDDEALRRPMTPSGTSLLGLVKHLASVEYGWFVASFGGEVEPLWFDPYSDEDMRADQGETTRQIVDFYGRARAAADRVIDSRSLDERGRPDWRDIDVSLRWVLVHMIEETARHAGHMDIVRELIDGATGTRRPG from the coding sequence ATGACGAACCCGACGCGGCCGGCGTACACGGCGGACGAGAAGGCCTTGCTCCGCGAGAGCCTGGACCGGCACCGGGACGCGGTGTCGTGGAAGCTGGAGGGGCTGGACGACGAGGCGCTGCGCCGCCCGATGACACCGTCGGGCACGAGCCTGCTGGGGCTGGTCAAGCACCTCGCCTCCGTCGAGTACGGCTGGTTCGTCGCGAGCTTCGGCGGTGAGGTGGAACCGCTGTGGTTCGACCCGTACAGCGACGAGGACATGCGGGCCGACCAGGGCGAGACGACCCGGCAGATCGTCGACTTCTACGGCCGGGCGCGGGCCGCCGCCGACCGTGTGATCGACAGCCGGTCCCTGGACGAGCGGGGCCGGCCGGACTGGCGGGACATCGACGTGTCCCTGCGCTGGGTGCTGGTCCACATGATCGAGGAGACGGCACGGCACGCCGGTCACATGGACATCGTGCGCGAGCTGATCGACGGGGCGACGGGCACGCGGCGGCCCGGCTGA
- a CDS encoding pilus assembly protein TadG-related protein: protein MRQTRGVGDAGQAFPLYITVVGGLLLLAFVYLAVGQAAANRNGAQTAADAAALAAALDTRDKLTDDWLENVLDPEKWQDIFDGVGSPLDGCGRAQELAAENNATAFCTPLAGLPPGYRVEVKTTEPVGDSIVPGTENVHSTATATAVIEWRCDFDLPGEDADDEALPELRCDDADWQLDPENLDDLPGPEDLFDVHLTDGQGNDE, encoded by the coding sequence CTGAGGCAGACACGCGGGGTCGGCGACGCGGGGCAGGCGTTCCCCCTCTACATCACGGTGGTGGGGGGCCTGCTCCTGCTTGCGTTCGTGTACCTGGCGGTGGGCCAGGCGGCAGCGAACCGGAACGGCGCCCAGACCGCGGCCGACGCCGCTGCCCTCGCGGCGGCCCTGGACACCCGGGACAAACTCACGGACGACTGGCTGGAGAACGTCCTCGACCCCGAGAAGTGGCAGGACATCTTCGACGGCGTCGGTTCTCCCCTCGACGGGTGCGGACGAGCGCAGGAACTCGCGGCCGAGAACAACGCCACCGCGTTCTGCACTCCGCTGGCGGGACTGCCTCCGGGCTACCGGGTCGAGGTGAAGACGACGGAACCCGTGGGCGACTCCATCGTGCCCGGTACCGAGAACGTCCACTCGACGGCGACCGCCACGGCCGTGATCGAGTGGCGGTGCGACTTCGACCTTCCGGGAGAGGACGCCGACGACGAGGCCCTGCCGGAACTCAGGTGCGACGACGCCGACTGGCAGCTCGACCCGGAGAATCTCGACGACCTCCCAGGCCCCGAGGACCTCTTCGACGTGCATCTGACCGACGGGCAAGGCAATGACGAGTGA
- a CDS encoding Flp family type IVb pilin, giving the protein MSNWINATAAYLRSRTARDDRGQTAVEYLGIIAVVVAIVLAITGTDIGSTIYDAITEQIAEVTGG; this is encoded by the coding sequence ATGAGCAACTGGATCAACGCGACCGCCGCGTACCTGCGCTCCCGCACCGCACGGGACGACAGGGGACAGACGGCGGTGGAGTACCTGGGCATCATCGCGGTGGTGGTGGCGATCGTGCTGGCGATCACCGGGACGGACATCGGCAGCACCATTTACGACGCGATCACCGAGCAGATCGCCGAGGTCACGGGCGGCTGA
- a CDS encoding OmpA family protein: MTRLPLTLTAVGVMIAANLLTATTAEADDDPVVPPGTEASAAAPVEVDANDPDLKLPEGATLAAAKVLDIKQVVEDQAGEERREDTNADVKFALQAEVLFPKDSAKLTGEAKARIAAIAEEIGKQNATRIRVFGFTDNLGSAAHGDVLSRKRANAVQGVLEAELDDSTITYEVRGYGEQYPISSNATEAGRKKNRRVEVSFPRTGG; encoded by the coding sequence ATGACCCGCCTCCCTCTCACCCTGACCGCGGTCGGCGTCATGATCGCCGCCAACCTCCTGACCGCCACGACCGCCGAGGCCGACGACGACCCCGTCGTGCCGCCCGGCACCGAGGCGTCCGCCGCCGCGCCCGTGGAGGTCGACGCCAACGACCCGGATCTCAAGCTGCCCGAGGGCGCCACCCTCGCCGCCGCCAAGGTGCTGGACATCAAGCAGGTCGTCGAGGACCAGGCCGGCGAGGAGCGCCGCGAGGACACCAACGCCGACGTGAAGTTCGCGCTCCAGGCGGAGGTGCTGTTCCCCAAGGACAGCGCGAAACTCACCGGCGAGGCCAAGGCCCGTATCGCCGCCATCGCCGAGGAGATCGGCAAGCAGAACGCCACCCGCATCCGCGTCTTCGGCTTCACCGACAACCTGGGCTCCGCGGCCCACGGCGACGTCCTGTCCCGCAAGCGTGCCAACGCCGTACAGGGCGTCCTGGAGGCCGAGCTGGACGACTCCACGATCACCTACGAGGTCCGCGGCTACGGCGAGCAGTACCCCATCTCCTCCAACGCCACCGAGGCCGGCCGCAAGAAGAACCGCAGGGTCGAGGTCTCCTTCCCCCGCACGGGGGGCTGA
- a CDS encoding DUF192 domain-containing protein — MARRWQDGRGTLVVHGERGEVAVPLEIAASYRARTKGLLGRDAIDGAMLLTPAGSVHTVRMRMPIDVAYLDRHLRVLAVRTMPPNRLGLPRLRSRHVLESEAGAMAGWGVRVGVTVGVVTD, encoded by the coding sequence ATGGCTCGGCGGTGGCAGGACGGACGGGGCACGCTGGTCGTCCACGGGGAACGGGGCGAGGTGGCGGTGCCGCTGGAGATCGCCGCGTCCTACCGGGCCCGGACGAAGGGGCTGCTGGGGCGGGACGCGATCGACGGGGCGATGCTGCTCACGCCGGCCGGCAGCGTGCACACGGTGCGGATGCGGATGCCGATCGACGTCGCCTACCTCGACCGGCACCTGCGCGTCCTCGCCGTCCGCACGATGCCCCCGAACCGCCTGGGGCTCCCCCGCCTCCGCTCCCGCCACGTCCTGGAGTCGGAGGCGGGGGCGATGGCGGGGTGGGGGGTGCGGGTGGGGGTGACGGTCGGTGTGGTGACGGACTGA
- a CDS encoding type II secretion system F family protein: protein MDLQTRITLTTGIALLTCVLAVLGVQAYAAGRARRQALVERLSATGQLTGPGGRRRRFPGLDRRLRRTRLGRRLELRLAATGLDVTPGEFFVTMLAVVAGLWLVGQAALAPFFGPIAGLLGVWAAVQFLNWQRQKRIERFINQLPELARILANAAHAGLALRTAIGLAAEELEAPAGEELAKVSHQLALGASMDDALGELAERLPSRELVVLVTTLVLSNRAGGQVVSALRNLTETLEERKETRREVRTQLSQVSMTSYAVPVLGVGSLFLMNGVKDGALDRMTGSPLGQAAVLVAFGLYALGFLLIRRLSRIDV, encoded by the coding sequence ATGGACCTGCAGACCCGCATCACGCTCACCACCGGCATCGCGCTGCTGACCTGCGTCCTGGCCGTCCTGGGCGTCCAGGCGTACGCCGCGGGCCGGGCCCGCCGCCAGGCCCTGGTCGAGCGCCTGTCCGCGACGGGCCAGCTCACCGGCCCCGGAGGGCGCCGCCGCCGCTTCCCCGGCCTGGACCGCCGGTTGCGCCGCACCCGCCTGGGCAGGCGCCTGGAGCTGCGGCTGGCCGCCACCGGACTGGACGTCACCCCCGGCGAGTTCTTCGTGACCATGCTGGCCGTCGTGGCCGGCCTCTGGCTCGTCGGGCAGGCGGCCCTCGCCCCCTTCTTCGGGCCGATCGCCGGACTGCTCGGCGTGTGGGCCGCCGTCCAGTTCCTCAACTGGCAGCGCCAGAAACGCATCGAGCGGTTCATCAACCAGCTCCCCGAACTCGCCCGCATCCTGGCCAACGCCGCGCACGCCGGACTCGCCCTGCGCACCGCGATCGGCCTCGCCGCCGAGGAACTGGAGGCCCCCGCCGGGGAGGAACTCGCCAAGGTCTCCCACCAGCTCGCCCTCGGCGCCTCCATGGACGACGCGCTCGGCGAACTCGCCGAACGCCTCCCCTCCCGCGAACTCGTCGTCCTGGTCACCACGCTGGTCCTGTCCAACCGGGCCGGCGGCCAGGTCGTCAGCGCCCTGCGGAACCTCACCGAGACCCTGGAGGAGCGCAAGGAGACCCGGCGCGAGGTCCGCACCCAGCTCTCCCAGGTCAGCATGACGTCGTACGCCGTTCCCGTGCTGGGCGTCGGATCGCTGTTCCTGATGAACGGCGTGAAGGACGGCGCCCTCGACCGCATGACCGGCAGCCCGCTCGGCCAGGCCGCCGTCCTCGTCGCGTTCGGGCTGTACGCGCTCGGCTTCCTGCTGATCCGCCGCCTCTCACGGATCGACGTCTGA
- a CDS encoding methyltransferase domain-containing protein, protein MGQRSRSFEELVAEGAAVPTEGWDFSWFEGRATEERPSWGYAVSLAGRLAAATAALDLQTGGGEVLAFALGRAPEAPVLTVATEGWPPNVTEATALLAPRGVAVVAVPEDAPLPFADAAFDLVSSRHPVRAPWAEIARVLRPGGTYFAQHVGPRSVFELVEHFLGPQPDEVRDARHPDRERAEAEAAGLEIAQLRAETLRVEFHDIAAVVHFLRKVVWMVPGFTVEAYRPRLRALHERIEAEGPFVAHSTRHLFVAHKPGG, encoded by the coding sequence ATGGGACAGCGCAGCAGGTCGTTCGAGGAACTCGTCGCGGAGGGCGCCGCCGTGCCCACCGAGGGCTGGGACTTCTCCTGGTTCGAGGGGCGGGCCACGGAGGAGCGGCCGAGCTGGGGGTACGCGGTGTCGCTGGCCGGCCGCCTGGCCGCCGCCACCGCCGCGCTCGATCTGCAGACCGGGGGAGGGGAGGTCCTCGCCTTCGCCCTCGGACGGGCGCCCGAGGCGCCGGTGCTCACCGTCGCCACGGAGGGCTGGCCGCCGAACGTCACCGAGGCCACCGCGCTGCTCGCCCCGCGCGGGGTCGCCGTCGTCGCCGTACCGGAGGACGCGCCGCTGCCGTTCGCCGACGCGGCCTTCGACCTGGTGTCGAGCCGGCACCCGGTCCGGGCCCCCTGGGCGGAGATCGCCCGGGTGCTGCGGCCCGGCGGCACCTACTTCGCCCAGCACGTCGGCCCGCGCAGCGTCTTCGAGCTGGTCGAGCACTTCCTCGGCCCGCAGCCGGACGAGGTGCGCGACGCGCGGCACCCGGACCGGGAACGCGCGGAGGCGGAGGCCGCGGGGCTGGAGATCGCCCAACTGCGCGCCGAGACCCTGCGGGTGGAGTTCCACGACATCGCGGCGGTCGTCCACTTCCTGCGCAAGGTGGTGTGGATGGTGCCGGGCTTCACCGTGGAGGCGTACCGCCCCCGGCTGCGCGCCCTGCACGAGCGGATCGAGGCCGAGGGCCCCTTCGTGGCCCACAGCACCCGCCATCTCTTCGTCGCGCACAAGCCGGGCGGTTGA